The following are from one region of the Sediminispirochaeta bajacaliforniensis DSM 16054 genome:
- a CDS encoding IS4 family transposase, with protein sequence MGYQNSIFQQILQSIPRYEFEKSVRKHNGDFASKGFTCWEQFVSMIFAQLSGQTGLRGIETTMESMRQSLYHLGVKQVKRSTLSYANNNRPSTIYENVFSDLLEKILSMERRHKHKFKNPLYSVDATTIDLCLSLFPWADFRKRKGGIKLNVKLDHKGYIPTFISMTTAKIHELKSLKEMEFNPGDVITFDRGYTDFKLFANYCTKGIYFVTRQKKNADYSVVITPARNVL encoded by the coding sequence ATGGGATATCAGAATAGCATTTTTCAGCAGATTCTTCAAAGCATACCGAGATATGAATTTGAAAAATCAGTAAGAAAACACAATGGAGATTTTGCTTCCAAAGGATTTACCTGCTGGGAACAGTTTGTTTCCATGATATTTGCTCAGTTATCGGGACAAACAGGACTTCGAGGTATAGAAACGACAATGGAATCTATGCGGCAATCTCTTTATCATCTGGGAGTGAAACAAGTTAAGCGCTCAACATTGTCGTATGCGAATAACAATCGGCCATCTACCATCTATGAAAACGTTTTTTCAGACCTTCTGGAAAAAATACTGTCAATGGAACGACGCCATAAGCATAAATTCAAGAACCCGCTTTACAGCGTAGATGCTACAACAATTGATCTGTGTCTCAGCTTGTTTCCCTGGGCTGATTTCAGAAAACGAAAAGGCGGCATCAAGTTGAATGTGAAGCTGGATCACAAAGGATACATTCCGACATTTATTTCGATGACCACAGCAAAGATACATGAACTGAAATCGTTAAAAGAAATGGAGTTCAACCCCGGGGATGTAATAACCTTCGACAGAGGCTATACAGATTTTAAATTATTCGCAAATTATTGTACTAAAGGCATTTATTTCGTTACCAGACAGAAAAAGAATGCCGATTACTCAGTCGTTATCACACCAGCAAGAAATGTCCTTTAA